One genomic window of Bradyrhizobium sp. B124 includes the following:
- a CDS encoding SDR family NAD(P)-dependent oxidoreductase has translation MPHPVISANHVAVITGGASGIGLAAATRFAEAGMKLCIADLGDDRLKAAAAKLSSAAPGGAADIMTAAVDVSRADEVASLEAAVAKKFGGTDILMNNAGIQPGSAMFGPADNWQRILGVNLWGVINGTQAFAPNMIKRGRPGLIINTGSKQGITTPPGDPAYNVSKAGVKAFTEALQHELRNTDGCKITAHLLIPGFVFTGLTARGRTEKPAGAWTSEQTVDFMIEHLTAGDFYILCPDNDVPRALDERRILWAAGDIVENRPPLSRWHPDFGDAFAAFVKGK, from the coding sequence ATGCCCCACCCCGTGATATCAGCCAATCATGTTGCCGTGATCACCGGAGGCGCATCCGGCATCGGGCTTGCCGCAGCGACGCGGTTTGCCGAAGCCGGCATGAAGCTCTGCATCGCCGATCTCGGCGATGACAGGCTGAAGGCGGCGGCGGCAAAACTGTCATCTGCCGCACCCGGCGGCGCCGCCGACATCATGACGGCTGCGGTCGACGTCAGCCGCGCCGATGAGGTCGCAAGCCTTGAGGCCGCCGTGGCGAAAAAGTTCGGCGGCACCGACATCCTGATGAACAATGCCGGCATCCAGCCCGGCAGCGCGATGTTCGGGCCCGCGGACAATTGGCAGCGCATCCTTGGCGTCAATCTGTGGGGCGTGATCAACGGCACGCAGGCGTTTGCGCCGAACATGATCAAGCGCGGCCGGCCCGGGCTGATCATCAACACCGGCTCCAAGCAGGGCATCACCACGCCACCCGGCGATCCCGCCTACAACGTCTCCAAGGCCGGCGTGAAGGCGTTCACCGAGGCGCTGCAGCACGAGCTGCGCAACACCGACGGCTGCAAGATCACGGCGCATCTCCTGATCCCGGGTTTTGTCTTCACCGGGCTGACCGCGCGCGGCCGCACCGAGAAGCCGGCCGGCGCCTGGACATCGGAGCAGACCGTCGACTTCATGATCGAGCACCTCACGGCCGGCGATTTCTACATCCTCTGCCCCGACAATGACGTGCCGCGCGCGCTCGACGAGCGCCGCATCCTGTGGGCCGCCGGCGACATCGTCGAGAACCGCCCGCCGTTGTCGCGCTGGCACCCGGATTTCGGCGACGCATTCGCGGCGTTCGTGAAGGGGAAGTAG